The following coding sequences lie in one Takifugu flavidus isolate HTHZ2018 chromosome 4, ASM371156v2, whole genome shotgun sequence genomic window:
- the LOC130524634 gene encoding bromodomain-containing protein DDB_G0280777-like — protein sequence MVLSLQEEKVELQNGKEELRQETTILRAMVLRLQQEEVEFQNGKEELQQQNTMLQAQILKLQLEKVEFQNGKEELQQETMMLQAQILRLQQEKGEFQNGKEELRQETMMLQAEILKLQQKKEEFKNGKEELQQETMMLQAQILRLQQEKVEFQNGKEELRQETMMLQAEILKLQQEKEEFKNGKEELQQETTMLQAQILKLQQENLTLESENSTLKDVNEKQDHRVQKKNRREQNKSRKQTGKVSMPTPTQSSTIFVDDSSSDETSSEQEETKIRECLLQKQECDTFQRPSEDKRKLSRRPQLPSQSERNEQQTDKKLTGNKKEKPEMPARSQFRLPCKVIQVKPVAPVSKLLEQPAELDKMSRAKPKYPSVSTSSSGEESETGGDTSEQEEDKRKLSRCPQLPRQSERNELQTDKKLTGNKKEKPDRGHSLSTSQSNLNMQIIVMNY from the exons ATGGTCCTgagcctgcaggaggagaaagtggAATTGCAAAATGGAAAGGAGGAACTGCGACAGGAAACCACGATTCTCCGGGCAATGgtcctgaggctgcagcaggaggaagtggaATTTCAAAATGGAAAGGAGGAACTCCAGCAGCAAAACACGATGCTCCAGGCACAGATCctaaagctgcagctggagaaagTGGAATTTCAAAATGGAAAGGAGGAACTCCAGCAGGAAACTATGATGCTCCAGGCACAGatcctgaggctgcagcaggagaaagggGAATTTCAAAACGGAAAGGAGGAACTCCGGCAGGAAACTATGATGCTCCAGGCAGAGatcctaaagctgcagcagaagaaagaggaatttaaaaatggaaagGAGGAACTCCAGCAGGAAACTATGATGCTCCAGGCACAGatcctgaggctgcagcaggagaaagtgGAATTTCAAAACGGAAAGGAGGAACTCCGGCAGGAAACTATGATGCTCCAGGCAGAGatcctaaagctgcagcaggagaaagaggaatttaaaaatggaaagGAGGAACTCCAGCAGGAAACTACAATGCTCCAGGCACAgatcctgaagctgcagcaggagaacctCACGCTGGAGTCAGAGAACAGCACCCTGAAGGATGTGAATGAG aaacaGGACCACAGggtgcagaagaaaaacaggagggagCAGAACAAAAGCCGGAAGCAGACG GGGAAGGTCTCCATGCCCACTCCAACCCAGAGCTCCACGAT ATTTGTTGATGACTCCTCAAGTGACGAAACATCTAGTGAACAGGAGGAGACTAAAATACGAGAATGCCTGTTACAAAAGCAGGAGTGTGACACATTCCAGAGACCCAGTGAGGACAAGCGGAAATTGTCCCGCCGTCCTCAGCTACCCAGTCAGTCTGAGAGAAATGAACAGCAGACTGACAAGAAGCTGACTGGAAATAAGAAGGAGAAACCTG AGATGCCAGCGAGATCTCAGTTCAGGCTGCCCTGTAAAGTCATCCAGGTAAAGCCTGTAGCACCAGTCAGCAAACTCCTGGAGCAGCCGGCAGAACTGGACAAGATGTCCAGAGCCAAACCAAA ATACCCTTCTGTCTCAACATCCAGTTCAGGAGAAGAATCTGAAACTGGAGGAGACACcagtgagcaggaggaggacaagcgGAAATTGTCCCGCTGTCCTCAGCTACCCAGGCAGTCTGAGAGAAATGAACTGCAGACTGACAAGAAGCTGACTGGAAATAAGAAGGAGAAACCTGATAGAGGTCACTCACTGTCCACCTCCCAATCTAATTTAAACATGCAAATCATTGTGATGAACTATTGA